A window from Gossypium raimondii isolate GPD5lz chromosome 7, ASM2569854v1, whole genome shotgun sequence encodes these proteins:
- the LOC105764510 gene encoding uncharacterized protein LOC105764510, giving the protein MKEIPDMFHPYITHVQDVRGDGNCRFRAISVCLGYGKDQWLYVQHQLLDELLSSYDVYARVFTDGIDELRNSLCFSQSPAPAEHWMVKPITGVLIANRFGVILNYLTKRGDITFFPLWRGSGHFQYHHAITIAHVYDNHNVMVQLERDYPMPTISAYWIRHRAPSTAGWQTMYMSRMKFYRQLKPCNLKTPVITIEDYC; this is encoded by the coding sequence ATGAAAGAAATTCCAGATATGTTTCACCCTTACATCACACATGTACAAGATGTCAGGGGTGATGGAAATTGCAGATTCCGAGCAATATCTGTTTGTCTTGGTTATGGCAAAGATCAATGGCTCTATGTTCAACATCAACTGCTAGACGAGTTATTGAGTTCATATGATGTCTATGCTAGAGTTTTCACTGATGGAATCGATGAATTACGTAATTCACTGTGTTTCTCACAATCGCCTGCACCAGCAGAACACTGGATGGTTAAGCCTATAACAGGTGTCCTGATTGCCAACAGGTTTGGGGTGATCCTCAATTATTTAACCAAGCGAGGTGACATAACTTTCTTTCCTCTTTGGAGAGGTTCGGGACATTTTCAATACCATCATGCTATTACAATTGCACATGTATATGATAATCATAATGTGATGGTACAATTAGAAAGAGATTACCCAATGCCTACCATTTCGGCTTATTGGATCCGCCATAGAGCCCCGTCTACAGCTGGATGGCAAACCATGTATATGTCACGTATGAAATTTTATAGACAACTGAAACCTTGTAATCTCAAAACACCTGTTATAACTATAGAGGATTATTGttga
- the LOC105798931 gene encoding glycine-rich protein, protein MGSISKSFLLLALLAATVLLISSEVAARDLAETTTEKNNGEVATETTEAEAEVEEAKYGYGGYGSRGGYGGYGGRGGYGGYGGRGGYGGGYGGRGRGRGGYGGGCAYGCCHSDYYGRGCRRCCAYVGEAVNVETHADPLY, encoded by the exons atggGTTCCATTTCCAAGAGTTTCCTTCTCCTTGCCCTTTTAGCTGCTACTGTTCTTCTCATTTCATCGGAAGTGGCAGCTCGAGACCTTGCTGAAACCACCACTGAAAAGAACAATG GTGAGGTGGCTACTGAAACAACCGAGGCTGAGGCTGAGGTAGAAGAGGCCAAATATGGATATGGTGGATACGGGAGCCGTGGAGGTTATGGAGGATACGGAGGGCGCGGTGGGTACGGAGGATACGGAGGGCGTGGTGGGTATGGTGGTGGTTACGGTGGACGAGGACGTGGACGTGGAGGTTATGGAGGAGGTTGTGCCTATGGATGCTGTCATTCAGATTATTACGGAAGAGGTTGCCGAAGGTGCTGCGCTTACGTTGGGGAGGCTGTGAATGTTGAAACACATGCTGATCCTCTctactaa